In Hemitrygon akajei chromosome 9, sHemAka1.3, whole genome shotgun sequence, the following are encoded in one genomic region:
- the LOC140732963 gene encoding transcription factor HES-5-like: MTPANAAAVITGEYSEEKFIAKQKSKIMKITIEKRRRDRINSSINQLKTLLGREFQTEEPNMKLEKADILKMTVNYLKYHNQQFRVNCPTSGSERDYNEGYSRCLQEALRFFSTQEGKSDIQKKLVTRFQRTQPQCPAKSRPYGVYLPLTASCQSGTEQSVQPGTAPLWRPW; this comes from the exons ATGACTCCCGCCAATGCTGCTGCTGTTATTACCGGGGAATACTCGGAAGAAAAGTTCATAGCTAAACAGAAAAGCAAA ATTATGAAGATAACAATAGAGAAAAGGCGCCGAGATCGGATAAACAGTAGCATCAACCAACTGAAGACTTTACTGGGAAGGGAGTTTCAAACAGAAGAACCGAACATGAAACTGGAGAAAGCGGACATCCTGAAAATGACGGTCAATTACCTGAAGTATCACAATCAGCAATTCAGAG TAAACTGCCCGACCAGCGGCTCGGAGCGTGACTATAACGAAGGATACTCCCGCTGTTTACAGGAGGCTCTGCGTTTTTTCTCTACACAAGAAGGCAAAAGTGACATCCAGAAGAAGCTGGTGACGCGCTTCCAAAGAACACAGCCACAGTGTCCGGCCAAGTCTCGACCTTACGGCGTATACCTTCCCTTGACGGCTTCTTGTCAGAGTGGCACGGAGCAGTCAGTTCAGCCCGGCACTGCGCCTCTCTGGAGACCCTGGTAG